A region from the Medicago truncatula cultivar Jemalong A17 chromosome 6, MtrunA17r5.0-ANR, whole genome shotgun sequence genome encodes:
- the LOC25495810 gene encoding peroxidase 57 produces the protein MKLIIILMIFFFVLPFSLAQLRFGFYSFTCPQVEEIVGEVVQSYYQRDITIAGALIRLHYHDCIVNGCDASILIDSRVNRTAEKDAKPNKTLRGFNLIDDIKSNLEQQCPQTVSCADILTIATRDAIALSNGPTYNVLTGRRDGLVSNGFNVTIPGPFSNVSQALNFFTSKGLTLEDMVTLMGAHTIGFAKCIFFQSRLSSFNGNIDPTMDPNLDAFLVEKCGSRGNETSVFLDQKTPFDFDNEFYNQIVNKRGILQIDQQLALDPISNVLVWNFASGNFNFWERFGVSWSKLANLDVKVGNQGEIRRNCRAFNFPLLF, from the exons ATGAAGCTCATCATAATCTTAATGATCTTCTTCTTTGTCCTTCCTTTCTCATTGGCTCAACTAAGGTTTGGCTTCTATAGTTTTACATGTCCACAAGTAGAGGAAATTGTAGGTGAAGTTGTGCAAAGTTATTATCAAAGAGATATAACCATTGCTGGTGCCTTGATTCGCTTGCACTATCATGATTGCATTGTCAAT ggttgTGATGCTTCGATACTAATCGATTCAAGAGTAAACAGGACAGCAGAGAAAGatgcaaaaccaaacaaaacactTCGAGGATTCAACCTAATTGACGACATCAAGAGTAACTTAGAACAACAATGCCCCCAAACCGTTTCGTGTGCCGATATCCTAACAATTGCCACAAGAGATgcaattgcattatcaaatgGACCAACATACAATGTCCTAACAGGAAGAAGAGATGGGTTAGTATCCAATGGCTTCAATGTAACCATTCCTGGACCATTCTCAAATGTGTCACAAGCTCTAAATTTTTTTACCTCAAAAGGGTTAACATTAGAAGACATGGTAACCCTTATGGGTGCACACACTATTGGTTTTGCTAAATGTATCTTCTTTCAAAGTAGGCTATCAAGTTTTAATGGAAATATTGATCCTACAATGGATCCTAATTTAGATGcttttttggttgaaaaatgtGGATCAAGAGGGAATGAAACTTCAGTGTTTTTGGATCAAAAAACACCCTTTGATTTTGACAATGAATTTTATAATCAAATAGTTAATAAGAGAGGGATACTTCAAATTGATCAACAACTTGCTTTGGATCCTATTTCAAATGTCTTGGTTTGGAATTTTGCAAGTGGTAATTTTAACTTTTGGGAAAGATTTGGAGTTTCTTGGAGTAAGTTGGCAAATCTTGATGTTAAGGTTGGAAATCAAGGAGAAATTAGAAGAAATTGCAGGGCTTTCAATtttcctcttttattttaa
- the LOC25495811 gene encoding dof zinc finger protein DOF1.3 yields the protein MNGEGDICVKNFSIMLFGKKIQPNSSTMNSCSNSKHKGNEMPHIQNIEKSKNSSNEENESKVNTSTVEDNMETSSTDQDKVLKKPDKIVQCPRCNSFDTKFCYFNNYNVSQPRHFCRKCHRYWTAGGKMRNVPFGAGRRRNKQIASQYRHMIVASGGISTSNFESNDSSTESAAVFRCSNNNGIVLKFGPENESNDSIFNPNNHKRNVDANANNCRENGDEESSLCLSSLTNGYTRGNELSESEHNRSKPLQNYSASSWMIPLNQSLNNVTSMVQSSMQMCHPYGVDPSSMQWCHMPNIGLQFVPESFKNGSVSIGSNNCISPSSSTTS from the exons AATGGTGAAGGTGACATCTGTGTTAAAAATTTTAGTATCATGCTCTTTGGTAAGAAGATTCAGCCCAACTCTTCAACCATG aatTCTTGCAGTAACTCAAAGCACAAAGGAAATGAAATGCCTCATATTCAAAACATTGAGAAATCAAAGAATTCTTCtaatgaagaaaatgaatcaAAAGTTAACACAAGCACTGTGGAAGATAATATGGAGACAAGCAGCACAGATCAAGACAAAGTCTTAAAGAAACCCGACAAAATTGTTCAATGTCCAAGATGCAACAGTTTCGACAcgaaattttgttatttcaataACTATAATGTCAGTCAACCTCGgcatttttgtcggaaatgtcaTAGATATTGGACTGCCGGTGGAAAAATGAGAAACGTTCCTTTCGGTGCAGGGAGACGGAGGAACAAGCAGATAGCTTCTCAATATCGCCACATGATTGTAGCTTCCGGTGGAATTTCAACCTCAAATTTTGAAAGCAACGATTCTTCTACCGAATCTGCTGCGGTTTTCAGGTGCTCAAATAATAATGGTATTGTCCTAAAATTTGGTCCGGAAAATGAATCTAACGATTCGATCTTTAATCCTAACAACCACAAGAGAAATGTTGATGCAAATGCTAACAATTGTAGAGAAAATGGGGATGAAGAATCATCATTATGTCTATCTTCTCTGACAAACGGTTATACTCGAGGAAACGAGTTATCCGAATCCGAACATAATAGGTCAAAACCATTGCAGAATTACTCTGCATCTTCATGGATGATTCCACTGAATCAAAGCTTGAACAATGTTACTTCCATGGTTCAATCTTCAATGCAGATGTGTCACCCTTATGGCGTTGATCCTAGCTCAATGCAGTGGTGCCATATGCCGAACATTGGCTTGCAATTTGTTCCTGAATCATTTAAGAACGGATCAGTTTCAATAGGTTCAAATAATTGTATTTCGCCTTCTTCATCTACTACTAGCTAG